In one window of Juglans regia cultivar Chandler chromosome 3, Walnut 2.0, whole genome shotgun sequence DNA:
- the LOC108984770 gene encoding probable 3-deoxy-D-manno-octulosonic acid transferase, mitochondrial gives MGPVGAASHVGPPHSLPSRIRQKRGQISSRQERGVACGNLGSSSIEKKMAATKEGKLVYNIYRALSFGAAPVLNLYLRFRRLRGREHPHRWTERLGRPSLPRPLGPLLWFHAVSLGEGMAAIPIIKQCIKQRPDMNILMTTTTASAFEVINKRLPSGVIYQFAPLDTLSAVRAFVDYWKPSAIVLIESELWPNLIMTASENGIVLALLNARMSAKSFKHFSGPVLLPLISLMLSKFSLIVPLSNMQAIQFQLLQAPPCVINFSGDLKCVVEDFDVSEGELRSIEDLKLELAHRQVWMASSIHRGEEEIMLGVHRELATIHPDMVTILVPRDPRHGLEISQELRRKGQNVALRSQHEKLVAGTNIYVVDTLGELRHLYRLTPIAVVGGSFLPGLAGHNILEAAAAGCAVLTGRHIGHFSQMVLEMQQLNSLSVLQVFGKLELVNALKELFSDAKVLEARQMAAKRAYRSLSSGIVSNVWNLLNSHVFKRVALLEGK, from the exons ATGGGCCCCGTTGGCGCAGCTTCGCATGTTGGCCCACCGCACTCACTACCTTCCAGAATAAGGCAAAAACGGGGGCAGATTTCAAGTCGTCAAGAAAGAGGTGTGGCCTGTGGGAATTTGGGGAGTTCGAGTATTGAGAAGAAAATGGCGGCAACGAAAGAGGGGAAGCTGGTGTACAACATATACAGGGCGCTCAGCTTCGGTGCTGCGCCGGTGCTGAATCTTTACCTACGGTTTCGCAGACTCCGAGGCCGCGAACATCCTCACCGCTGGACCGAGCGACTTGGCCGTCCCTCTCTCCCTCGTCCCCTTGGCCCTCTCCTCTGGTTTCACGCCGTCTCTCTAG GTGAAGGAATGGCCGCGATTCCTATAATCAAACAATGCATAAAGCAAAGACCGGATATGAACATTTTGATGACAACTACAACAGCGTCTGCATT CGAAGTAATAAATAAACGGCTTCCTAGTGGTGTAATATATCAA TTTGCACCACTTGATACCCTGTCCGCGGTCAGAGCTTTCGTAGACTATTGGAAACCGAGTGCGATCGTCCTTATAGAGAGTGAATTATGGCCAAATCTTATCATGACTGCTTCGGAAAATGGT ATCGTGCTGGCACTGTTAAATGCTCGTATGTCTGCAAAATCCTTTAAGCACTTTTCAGGGCCCGTGCTTCTTCCACTTATTTCGCTGATGCTTTCAAAGTTTTCTTTGATTGTCCCATTG AGCAATATGCAGGCAATCCAATTTCAGCTACTACAAGCCCCTCCTTGTGTCATCAACTTTTCCGGTGACTTGAAATGTG TGGTGGAAGATTTTGATGTTTCTGAGGGGGAGCTGAGAAGTATAGAAGATCTGAAGTTAGAGCTCGCCCACAGGCAGGTCTGGATGGCTTCTTCCATACATAGGGGTGAAGAAGAAA TAATGCTAGGAGTTCATAGAGAGCTCGCAACAATACATCCAGATATGGTCACTATACTTGTACCTCGAGATCCACGACATGGACTAGAGATCAGTCAA GAATTGCGGAGAAAAGGGCAAAATGTAGCATTGAGGTCTCAACATGAAAAGCTTGTGGCAGGAACTAATATATATGTCGTGGACACATTAG GTGAGTTGAGGCACTTGTATAGGTTAACACCAATAGCTGTAGTGGGGGGTTCGTTCTTACCAGGTTTAGCTGGCCATAACATTTTAGAAGCCGCTGCAGCTGGCTGTGCTGTTTTGACTG GTCGTCATATTGGCCATTTCTCACAGATGGTACTTGAAATGCAACAGTTAAATTCTTTGTCTGTTCTCCAG GTTTTTGGCAAATTGGAGCTTGTGAACGCGCTCAAGGAGCTATTCAGTGATGCGAAAGTTCTGGAAGCACGTCAAATGGCTGCAAAACGAGCATACCGTTCTCTGTCCAGTGGTATTGTTTCCAATGTTTGGAATCTACTGAATTCGCATGTTTTCAAACGGGTTGCTTTGTTAGAAGGTAAATGA